Proteins encoded together in one Miscanthus floridulus cultivar M001 chromosome 16, ASM1932011v1, whole genome shotgun sequence window:
- the LOC136510569 gene encoding uncharacterized protein, with amino-acid sequence MEKVERLLKDLQLSEAEKKSVRIGSGSELKGKRDAALLKAFGKLLSERNIRPEVIEQALGWIWCPVRGIECKDLGDNFFLLTFGQAAGKRKAIEEGPWTVSKKLMVVADFDGSKTLDEIDFSFIPIWVRVANLPMGLMNKSTARVIGNEVGEYMEMEADDIVAGCFLRLKVRLDIHKPLMRGVTISLEEGVEDRWCPLSYEFLPEFCYCCGIIGHTDKVCKKKKGKDDVMPFSRELRFIPPKKCGGNDGGRGGDGRNFFLSGTRRDGR; translated from the coding sequence ATGGAGAAGGTGGAGAGGTTGTTGAAGGATCTGCAACTTTCGGAGGCTGAGAAGAAATCGGTCCGCATTGGATCGGGGTCGGAGTTGAAGGGCAAAAGGGATGCTGCACTGTTGAAGGCGTTTGGCAAGCTCCTCTCAGAAAGGAACATCCGTCCTGAAGTGATCGAACAAGCTTTGGGTTGGATCTGGTGTCCTGTACGTGGGATTGAATGTAAGGACCTAGGCGACAATTTCTTCTTGCTCACCTTTGGTCAGGCGGCGGGGAAGAGGAAGGCAATAGAGGAGGGGCCATGGACGGTGTCGAAGAAGCTTATGGTGGTAGCAGATTTTGATGGCTCTAAAACCCTCGATGAGATAGATTTCTCTTTCATCCCGATTTGGGTGAGGGTTGCGAATTTGCCAATGGGTTTGATGAACAAATCGACTGCTAGAGTGATTGGCAATGAGGTGGGGGAGTATATGGAGATGGAGGCTGATGATATAGTTGCGGGTTGTTTTCTTAGGCTGAAAGTGAGACTGGACATTCACAAACCTTTGATGAGGGGAGTCACGATCTCGCTAGAAGAGGGGGTGGAGGATCGGTGGTGCCCACTGTCGTATGAGTTCCTTCCTGAGTTTTGTTACTGCTGTGGTATTATTGGGCATACTGACAAAGTGTGCAAGAAGAAAAAGGGAAAGGATGACGTGATGCCTTTCAGTAGAGAACTCAGGTTTATCCCTCCAAAGAAGTGTGGTGGTAATGATGGAGGGCGAGGGGGTGATGGCAGGAATTTCTTTTTGAGTGGTACTAGGAGAGATGGTCGCTAG